In a single window of the Gemmatimonadota bacterium genome:
- a CDS encoding diguanylate cyclase — protein sequence MLSLNPRVLLATEDNALARTLSWVLKENGYDVVTALGGPQLLERLEQEEYDLMILDIAGADGGTLDRLSRVREDLRHRDVPMLVLTDPTFDPARLVSQTLGAADVVQRPYRVRELLARIKAHLRVGRELNKARAEARSRNELVAILREVTASLNPEEIYQILVRRVATGLRIARCSVVLSDADLVEGTVVAAFENPTLRDLRVRLDKYPEIRRALQTGETVLVADVEADPLYQEVRSTWGVAAPDARTRSVIALPFSLKGRTAGVFFLRTTADDPPLNRLDLGFAEQVIEAAVTALEKAYDLEQAHDGAAQLRELADTDPLTGCGNRRVLEERLGDELERARRYDQVVTAVVLDVDDFKRINDSRGHPVGDRVLVDLVSLLRRELRTMDFLARYGGEEFVILLPETGTTGARIFVDRILRRVANHQFGTTAAPIAVTVSAGLATFPDERAADAGGLLKLADENLYKAKQAGRNRYRD from the coding sequence ATGCTCTCGCTCAACCCGCGCGTGCTGCTCGCGACCGAGGACAACGCCCTCGCGCGGACGCTCTCGTGGGTGCTGAAGGAGAACGGCTACGACGTGGTGACCGCCCTCGGCGGGCCGCAGCTGCTGGAGCGACTGGAGCAGGAAGAGTACGACCTGATGATCCTCGACATCGCCGGCGCCGACGGGGGCACACTCGACCGTCTGAGCCGCGTGCGCGAGGATCTCCGGCACCGCGACGTGCCGATGCTCGTCCTGACCGACCCGACCTTCGACCCGGCGCGCCTGGTGTCGCAGACGCTCGGTGCCGCCGACGTGGTGCAGCGCCCCTACCGCGTGCGCGAATTGCTGGCGCGGATCAAGGCGCACCTGCGTGTTGGTCGCGAGTTGAACAAGGCGCGTGCCGAGGCGCGGTCGCGGAACGAGTTGGTCGCGATCCTGCGCGAAGTCACTGCCTCGCTCAATCCGGAGGAGATCTACCAGATCCTCGTGCGCCGCGTGGCCACCGGCCTCCGGATTGCCCGCTGCTCGGTGGTGCTCTCCGACGCCGATCTGGTCGAAGGCACCGTCGTCGCCGCCTTCGAGAATCCGACGCTGCGCGACCTCCGCGTCCGCCTCGACAAGTACCCGGAGATCCGCCGTGCGCTGCAGACTGGCGAAACGGTGCTGGTCGCCGACGTCGAGGCCGATCCGCTCTATCAGGAAGTCCGCTCGACCTGGGGCGTCGCCGCCCCCGATGCGCGGACGCGTTCGGTGATCGCCCTCCCCTTCTCGCTCAAGGGACGGACCGCCGGCGTCTTCTTTCTCCGCACCACCGCCGATGACCCGCCGCTCAATCGCCTCGACCTCGGCTTCGCCGAGCAGGTGATCGAGGCGGCAGTGACGGCGCTCGAGAAGGCGTACGACCTCGAGCAGGCGCATGACGGGGCGGCCCAGCTGCGCGAGCTCGCCGACACCGACCCGCTCACCGGCTGCGGCAACCGCCGCGTCCTCGAGGAGCGCCTCGGCGACGAACTCGAACGCGCGCGACGCTACGACCAGGTGGTCACGGCCGTGGTCCTCGACGTCGACGACTTCAAGCGCATCAACGACTCGCGTGGTCACCCCGTCGGCGATCGGGTGCTGGTCGACCTCGTCTCGCTGCTGCGCCGGGAGCTGCGCACCATGGACTTCCTGGCGCGCTACGGCGGCGAGGAGTTCGTCATCCTGCTGCCGGAGACCGGCACCACGGGTGCGCGGATCTTCGTCGACCGGATTCTCCGCCGGGTGGCGAATCACCAGTTCGGCACCACCGCCGCGCCGATCGCCGTCACGGTCAGCGCCGGCCTCGCGACCTTCCCGGACGAACGCGCCGCGGATGCCGGTGGCCTGCTCAAGCTCGCCGACGAAAATCTCTACAAGGCGAAGCAGGCGGGGCGGAACCGATATCGCGACTAA
- a CDS encoding threonine/serine dehydratase, whose protein sequence is MSGPTLTSLREAHAGLVGVADRTPLLPLPGERAVRLKAEWRQPIGAFKIRGAWTAVSRLPDADRARGVVTSSSGNHGLGVAYAAQRHGIPCVVVMPESAPAVKVAGVRELGGEVMLVGATRGPEQTSRAEQLVVERGLTFIPPYDHLDVITGQGTCGLEILEDWPEVGTLVVPVGGGGLLAGICAAVQAFRPDVRVIAVEPHGVPKLSAARMAGHPVDLAGGTSLADGLLTRSVGTLTWPIIAQTVREVAAVTDDEIQTAMRYLAGQGFKVEPSGAVTTAAWLAGRVSGTDAVALVATGGNVDPARYQALVG, encoded by the coding sequence GTGAGCGGACCGACGCTGACGTCGCTGCGGGAAGCCCACGCCGGACTGGTGGGCGTGGCCGACCGCACACCGCTCCTCCCCCTCCCGGGGGAGCGCGCGGTGCGGCTCAAGGCCGAGTGGCGCCAGCCGATCGGCGCCTTCAAGATCCGTGGCGCCTGGACCGCAGTGTCCCGGCTCCCGGACGCTGATCGGGCCCGTGGCGTCGTCACCTCGTCGAGTGGCAACCACGGGCTCGGCGTGGCCTATGCCGCACAACGCCATGGCATCCCCTGTGTCGTGGTGATGCCGGAGTCGGCGCCCGCGGTGAAGGTCGCCGGGGTGCGCGAGCTCGGGGGCGAGGTGATGCTGGTCGGGGCAACCCGCGGCCCGGAACAAACTTCACGTGCGGAGCAACTGGTCGTCGAGCGCGGGCTCACCTTCATTCCGCCCTACGACCACCTGGACGTCATCACCGGACAAGGCACGTGTGGCCTGGAGATCCTCGAGGATTGGCCCGAGGTGGGCACCCTCGTGGTCCCGGTCGGCGGCGGCGGCTTGCTCGCCGGAATCTGCGCCGCGGTGCAGGCATTCCGCCCGGACGTCCGCGTCATCGCCGTCGAACCGCACGGGGTTCCGAAGCTCTCCGCCGCAAGGATGGCCGGGCACCCCGTCGACCTCGCCGGTGGCACGAGTCTGGCCGACGGATTGTTGACTCGCTCGGTGGGCACGCTCACCTGGCCGATCATCGCCCAGACCGTTCGTGAGGTGGCCGCCGTGACCGACGATGAAATCCAGACCGCCATGCGCTACCTGGCGGGCCAAGGATTCAAGGTGGAACCGTCGGGCGCCGTCACGACGGCGGCCTGGCTCGCCGGGCGCGTCTCGGGAACCGATGCCGTCGCCCTCGTCGCCACCGGCGGCAATGTCGATCCCGCCCGGTACCAGGCGTTGGTGGGCTGA
- the gyrA gene encoding DNA gyrase subunit A translates to MTAPNSRERILPRLIEDELQQSFINYSMSVIVSRALPDVRDGLKPVHRRILYAMNELGLIPTRAYKKSATVVGDVLGKYHPHGDSSVYEAMVRMVQEFSLRYPMVDGQGNFGSVDGDPAAAYRYTEARMTRIALEMLEDIDKNTVDFQPNFDDQREEPTVLPSKIPSLLINGSSGIAVGMATNMPPHNLREVAKAIGELLKNPECTVDDLLRHVKGPDFPTGGYIYGEAGIREAYETGRGRVIMRARVQIEENERTGRNALIITELPYQVNKANLTMAIAELASEKKIEGISGVRDESDREGMRLVVELKRDAIAQVVLNQLYKHTAMQSTFGVINLALVNGAPKVMSLKEILGHFVEHRHSVIVRRTEFDLAEATKRAHILEGLKIAVDNIDEVIAIIRGSSDTPTADRRLRERFGLSEPQADAILNMRLAKLTGLEIDKLEAELAEVRATIAELESILASREKRMGILLAEVEEVATTYGDARRTEILRDQGEFSVEDLIAEEDMVITISHTGYIKRIPVSTYRKQRRGGRGLTGMETKELDWVETLFIASTHDYLMFFSDAGTVYWLKVHEIPQGGRAARGKPVVNCINIREGERIAALVPVRTFGDDEWLMFATRNGTVKKTVMSAYGNVRTVGINAINIEPGDELIDVQKTRGNDDIVLATSSGMSIRFHESDVREMGRATGGVKGIELGAEDRVIGMVVVRERAELLVVSEKGIGKRSLIGDYRVQKRGGKGIITMQQTPKTGRLIALKDVLPEDELMMITKGGIIIRCPVQGIRVSGRNTQGVKLMNLDTDDRIVDVARVQKEDEDDVEGAEPLADEGTEDTTEA, encoded by the coding sequence ATGACCGCACCGAATTCGCGCGAACGCATCCTGCCGCGCCTGATCGAGGATGAGCTCCAACAGTCGTTCATCAACTACTCGATGAGCGTCATCGTTTCCCGAGCGCTGCCCGACGTGCGCGACGGGCTCAAGCCGGTCCACCGCCGCATTCTCTACGCGATGAACGAGCTCGGCCTGATCCCCACCCGCGCCTACAAGAAGTCGGCGACGGTGGTGGGCGACGTGCTCGGCAAGTACCACCCGCACGGCGACTCGTCGGTGTACGAGGCGATGGTGCGCATGGTGCAGGAGTTCTCGCTCCGCTATCCGATGGTCGACGGCCAGGGCAACTTCGGCTCGGTCGACGGCGACCCGGCCGCCGCCTATCGGTACACCGAAGCGCGGATGACCCGGATCGCCCTCGAGATGCTCGAGGACATCGACAAGAACACCGTCGACTTCCAGCCGAACTTCGACGACCAGCGCGAGGAGCCGACGGTCCTGCCGTCGAAGATCCCCAGCCTGCTCATCAACGGCTCGAGCGGCATCGCCGTCGGCATGGCGACGAACATGCCGCCGCACAACCTGCGCGAGGTCGCCAAGGCGATCGGCGAGCTGCTGAAGAATCCGGAGTGCACGGTCGACGACCTCCTCAGGCATGTGAAGGGGCCCGACTTCCCGACCGGCGGCTACATCTACGGCGAAGCCGGGATCCGCGAGGCGTACGAGACCGGCCGTGGCCGCGTGATCATGCGCGCCCGGGTGCAGATCGAGGAGAACGAGCGCACCGGCCGCAACGCGCTGATCATCACCGAGCTGCCGTACCAGGTGAACAAGGCCAACCTCACGATGGCCATCGCCGAACTCGCCTCCGAGAAGAAGATCGAGGGGATCAGCGGCGTGCGCGACGAATCCGACCGCGAGGGCATGCGCCTCGTCGTCGAGCTCAAGCGCGACGCGATCGCCCAGGTGGTGCTGAACCAGCTCTACAAGCACACCGCGATGCAGTCGACCTTCGGCGTCATCAACCTCGCGCTGGTCAACGGCGCGCCGAAGGTGATGTCGCTCAAGGAAATTCTCGGCCACTTCGTCGAGCACCGCCATTCGGTGATCGTCCGGCGGACCGAGTTCGACCTCGCCGAGGCGACCAAGCGGGCCCATATCCTCGAAGGGCTCAAGATCGCCGTCGACAACATCGACGAAGTGATCGCGATCATCCGCGGCTCGTCCGACACGCCGACGGCCGATCGCCGGCTGCGCGAGCGCTTCGGGCTCTCCGAGCCGCAGGCCGACGCGATCCTCAACATGCGCCTCGCCAAGCTCACCGGGCTCGAGATCGACAAGCTCGAGGCGGAACTGGCCGAAGTGCGCGCGACGATCGCCGAACTGGAGAGCATCCTGGCGAGCCGCGAGAAGCGGATGGGGATCCTGCTGGCGGAGGTCGAGGAGGTCGCGACCACCTACGGTGATGCCCGCCGCACCGAGATCCTCCGCGACCAGGGCGAATTCTCGGTCGAGGACCTGATCGCCGAAGAGGACATGGTCATCACCATCTCCCACACCGGCTACATCAAGCGCATTCCGGTGAGCACCTACCGGAAGCAGCGCCGCGGCGGCCGCGGGCTGACAGGGATGGAGACCAAGGAACTCGACTGGGTCGAGACGCTCTTCATCGCGTCCACCCACGACTACCTGATGTTCTTCTCCGACGCCGGCACGGTCTACTGGCTCAAGGTGCACGAGATCCCGCAGGGCGGTCGCGCGGCGCGCGGCAAGCCGGTGGTCAACTGCATCAACATCCGCGAGGGCGAACGGATCGCGGCCCTGGTGCCGGTGCGCACCTTCGGCGACGACGAGTGGCTGATGTTCGCCACCCGCAACGGCACCGTGAAGAAGACGGTGATGTCGGCGTACGGGAATGTCCGCACGGTCGGCATCAACGCGATCAACATCGAGCCCGGCGATGAACTCATCGACGTGCAGAAGACCCGCGGCAACGACGACATCGTCCTTGCGACTTCGTCCGGCATGTCGATCCGCTTCCACGAGAGCGACGTGCGCGAGATGGGACGCGCCACCGGCGGCGTGAAGGGCATCGAGCTCGGCGCCGAGGACCGCGTGATCGGCATGGTCGTGGTGCGCGAGCGCGCCGAACTGCTGGTCGTGTCCGAGAAGGGCATCGGCAAGCGGTCGCTGATCGGCGACTACCGCGTGCAGAAGCGCGGCGGCAAGGGCATCATCACGATGCAGCAGACGCCGAAGACCGGCCGGTTGATCGCACTGAAGGACGTCCTCCCCGAGGACGAGCTGATGATGATCACCAAGGGCGGCATCATCATCCGCTGCCCGGTGCAGGGGATCCGCGTCAGCGGCCGCAACACCCAGGGCGTCAAGCTCATGAACCTCGACACCGACGACCGCATCGTCGACGTGGCCCGCGTCCAGAAGGAGGACGAGGACGACGTCGAAGGGGCGGAGCCGTTGGCCGACGAGGGCACCGAGGACACGACCGAGGCGTGA
- a CDS encoding efflux RND transporter permease subunit — protein MIRWAATRPSVVWAFAAGLLISGGVAFTKLPLATKTTVELPRLSVGARWGGASPELVEMYLTSPIESAIQGVRGVRRTESSSREGSASITVELDPNTDVAIARLAILERMETLRNELPSNARNSVSVGNWVPEDLSEQPLILLNVVGNYTPGALEKIARDRVVPYLGSLAGISSVSVNGGARNGVVVAYDADRLQQLGIDPALLTSAVSNARISQAVGEITSGPSVLSVSVRDQPKAIEDLGRLPIRGRGGIVYPLGQLAFITPEEDNEGRAFRLNGKTAVGISLQREAGADAIKTAAAARAVISSLAPTLPPGVRLTIARDESEDLAKQLNDLLLRGAIAFGAVFLVLIVTMRSLPGASLVLGSAAVAIAGTALGLYLFKIPANMLTLAGLAMGIGILVQNGLVVVERLRHVPNTADARAEAGKAIAPSVLGSTLTTAVVLFPFLYLQGNTRAAFVPFAAAFLLALFWSVGTALVLVPAVGQGGDRRAHGWPRVMRIYERVVNRLLRWRWATIAFTVVMVGVLTWGFITKVPRNSWGGWGGSERTSISAGVSFPGGSDPAEVARLVGELERVALGHEGVALVTANVSPSGGQVVVEFSPKGSLTDAPYVVYEELTQRAVMIGGTKSVSVDAPKGMQGYYNSSGSMSATRRVRLLGYSFDGVLQLALNLKRNLMNFPRVRKDEINVNAALGWGGDKSIAIAMAPDRGALGRIGATAQDYAGSVARQVRGASGNTSLEIGDETVDVAVRSVGTQERTMTQLGEGLVSNKNGAPVRINDVSTVSEMEGLAEIRREDQQYIRILSYDFRGPQKLADRTHKVFMSTISVPPGYVVEDETGNWGEDESAKGLWYVFGIGVVLVLLSVALVFDSVWAAWMVFLSLPIALGGVVAAFWATNSAFTREAAVGVILVVGLAVNQSILLIDAVLAAKRRHGETPATGADVMRAALDRAGMIILVTFTTLASLIPMAWGAASTTLFGAIALATAGGTVAGTIGAMLLMPAFLVGWKARKRKPSRGLQPR, from the coding sequence ATGATTCGCTGGGCTGCCACCCGCCCCTCGGTCGTGTGGGCCTTCGCCGCCGGACTGCTGATTTCCGGCGGCGTGGCGTTCACCAAGCTGCCGCTCGCCACCAAGACCACGGTGGAGCTGCCACGACTCTCCGTTGGTGCACGCTGGGGTGGTGCTTCACCGGAACTGGTCGAGATGTACCTCACCTCGCCGATCGAGTCCGCAATCCAGGGCGTGCGCGGCGTGCGGCGCACCGAGTCGAGCTCCCGCGAAGGAAGCGCCAGCATCACCGTGGAGCTCGACCCGAACACCGACGTCGCCATTGCGCGGCTCGCGATCCTCGAGCGGATGGAGACGCTTCGGAACGAGCTGCCGTCCAATGCCCGGAATTCGGTGAGTGTCGGGAACTGGGTCCCCGAAGACCTGAGCGAACAGCCGCTGATTCTCCTCAATGTCGTCGGCAACTACACGCCGGGGGCCTTGGAGAAGATCGCGCGGGATCGTGTGGTCCCCTACCTCGGCTCGCTTGCGGGAATTTCCTCGGTCTCCGTCAATGGTGGCGCGCGCAACGGCGTCGTGGTCGCCTACGACGCCGACCGATTGCAGCAGCTGGGCATCGACCCCGCGCTGCTCACCTCGGCGGTCAGCAACGCCCGCATTTCGCAGGCGGTGGGCGAGATCACCAGCGGGCCGTCGGTGCTGAGCGTCTCGGTCCGCGATCAGCCGAAGGCGATCGAGGATCTCGGCCGGCTGCCGATTCGCGGCCGCGGCGGCATCGTCTACCCGCTCGGCCAGCTGGCGTTCATCACGCCGGAAGAGGACAACGAGGGACGCGCCTTCCGGTTGAATGGCAAGACGGCGGTGGGCATCTCGCTGCAGCGCGAAGCCGGTGCTGATGCCATCAAGACCGCGGCCGCGGCACGCGCCGTCATCTCCTCGCTGGCACCGACACTTCCCCCGGGCGTCCGCCTTACGATTGCGCGTGACGAAAGCGAGGACCTCGCCAAGCAGCTCAACGACTTGTTGCTGCGCGGGGCGATCGCCTTCGGGGCGGTCTTCCTCGTGCTGATCGTGACGATGCGCTCGCTGCCTGGCGCCTCGCTCGTCCTGGGGAGCGCGGCGGTGGCAATCGCCGGCACGGCGTTGGGGCTCTACCTCTTCAAGATTCCAGCGAACATGCTGACCCTCGCCGGATTGGCGATGGGAATCGGCATTCTGGTGCAGAACGGCCTCGTGGTGGTGGAGCGACTGCGCCACGTGCCGAACACGGCCGATGCGCGCGCCGAGGCGGGGAAGGCGATCGCGCCGTCGGTGCTCGGCTCGACGCTGACCACGGCGGTGGTGCTCTTCCCCTTCCTCTACCTGCAAGGGAACACGCGGGCGGCATTCGTGCCGTTTGCGGCGGCGTTCCTCTTGGCGCTGTTCTGGTCCGTCGGGACGGCGCTGGTGCTCGTGCCAGCGGTTGGTCAGGGTGGCGACCGGCGGGCGCACGGGTGGCCGCGGGTGATGCGGATCTATGAGCGCGTCGTCAACCGGTTGCTGCGCTGGCGTTGGGCAACGATCGCCTTCACGGTGGTGATGGTCGGCGTGCTCACCTGGGGCTTCATCACCAAGGTGCCGCGCAACAGCTGGGGCGGCTGGGGCGGCAGCGAGCGCACCTCGATCTCGGCGGGGGTCTCCTTTCCCGGCGGCTCCGACCCGGCCGAAGTGGCGCGGCTCGTGGGTGAACTGGAGCGCGTGGCGCTTGGCCATGAGGGTGTCGCGCTGGTGACCGCGAATGTCAGTCCCAGCGGCGGGCAGGTCGTGGTCGAGTTCTCGCCGAAGGGGTCGCTCACCGACGCGCCGTACGTCGTCTATGAGGAGCTCACACAGCGGGCGGTCATGATCGGTGGAACAAAATCCGTCAGCGTCGACGCGCCGAAGGGGATGCAAGGGTATTACAACTCGTCGGGTAGCATGAGCGCGACGCGGCGCGTTCGCCTCCTCGGCTATTCGTTCGATGGTGTGCTGCAGTTGGCGCTCAACCTGAAGCGCAACCTGATGAACTTCCCGCGGGTCCGGAAGGACGAGATCAACGTCAACGCGGCCCTCGGTTGGGGCGGCGACAAGTCGATCGCGATCGCGATGGCACCGGATCGCGGGGCGCTCGGACGGATCGGGGCGACGGCGCAGGACTACGCCGGCTCGGTGGCGCGGCAGGTGCGCGGTGCCAGTGGCAACACCTCGCTCGAGATCGGCGACGAAACGGTCGACGTGGCGGTGCGCTCGGTCGGGACGCAGGAGCGCACCATGACGCAACTTGGCGAGGGGCTGGTCTCCAACAAGAACGGCGCGCCGGTCCGCATCAACGACGTCTCGACGGTCTCCGAGATGGAGGGGCTCGCTGAGATCCGTCGCGAGGACCAGCAGTACATCCGGATCCTGTCGTACGACTTCCGCGGCCCGCAGAAGCTCGCCGACCGGACCCACAAGGTCTTCATGAGCACCATCTCGGTCCCGCCGGGCTACGTGGTCGAGGACGAGACCGGCAACTGGGGCGAGGACGAGAGCGCCAAGGGGCTCTGGTACGTCTTCGGCATCGGCGTGGTGCTGGTGCTCTTGTCGGTGGCGCTGGTCTTCGACTCGGTCTGGGCGGCGTGGATGGTCTTCCTCTCGCTGCCGATCGCGCTGGGTGGGGTGGTGGCAGCGTTCTGGGCCACCAACTCGGCCTTCACCCGCGAGGCGGCGGTCGGCGTCATTCTGGTGGTCGGCCTCGCGGTTAACCAGTCGATCCTCCTGATCGACGCGGTGCTGGCCGCCAAGCGACGCCACGGCGAGACGCCGGCCACCGGTGCGGACGTGATGCGCGCCGCGCTCGACCGCGCCGGGATGATCATCCTCGTGACGTTCACCACACTCGCCTCGCTGATCCCGATGGCGTGGGGCGCGGCCTCCACGACGCTCTTCGGCGCGATCGCACTGGCGACCGCCGGTGGCACCGTGGCCGGCACCATCGGCGCAATGCTCCTGATGCCGGCGTTCCTGGTGGGATGGAAGGCGCGGAAGCGGAAGCCGAGCCGCGGCCTTCAGCCGCGGTAA
- a CDS encoding efflux RND transporter permease subunit has product MTATRTERAAVVSLSAAALRRPVSTFSAILALVLLGAVSLKQMPVSLLPDVTLPVLTVRTAFPGAAAEEVSRFVAEKIEEGVGNTPGLVDMRSVSRNGEGSTTLRFAWGTDMQKTVLAVREKLDNMRGALPSTAARPTLLTSDPGERPIAILGLTGPGDLRAIARTANDVHSRQLEQIAGVASVAVVGDPDDEIRVDIDPERVRALGITPDDVASAIKTANPAATGGTIKRGQFRFSVRTLTELKDPDQIRSIPVGPAGAGITLGQIATVTPASADPRTLVRLDGGAAVGLVVYKDGGSNTVSVTRELMKTLDRLRADFPTVRIHLVAAQAQFVEDALSNLTQEIIAGGLLSILLILVFLRDWRMSVAIGVMVPLSVLVSLTLLQLLDVTINILSLGGLALAVGLLVDNAIVVAEATGRLREEGLDGWDSAKQAAEEVSAPLVAGTLTTVLVFGPIVFVQGLSAALFRDLSLSVVTSLLASLVMALTLMPVMLTWGKKKGVVAVVPRAANDRLAQWGGKFTAWYEHGMLWSLANSGKVIGIAAVITVFTIWLASTLPREVLPQVDEGTAVAELRLPPGTAIEETVRQAARIEDAAKRLGSVGVYERIGVATDEEILSGSEPGTPGTAVFVIPVPPKMAAAVFADSLRKAVPDLAAGSLAIDLAGQSEFGSLIGREGRTVRVEVSAPRPSDAARSADQVRAALTGLTTLADVRDGFSGTQPVVEITLRRDQIAQRGLQIQPVINALRGALGGVEASDLRETDRRTPIQVRYAGIANENLETALASTIGGYPVSQFVTVNEVRAPVEVVRANQRPVSVVEAVVEKGGTARATEDVREAVSALTLTPGASWQITGADEEQQRTSRELGLVAVLAVALMFLVLAGEFASFTTPLLVLTTVPLAGAGGIIALWIMGQSINAVSLIGIVVMIGMADNEAVVKLDAIRRFREQGYSINDAVIKGGLQRLRAIAMTLLTTITGVLPLVFNWGSGGALYQPLASGIIGGSVSALLVTFFLLPSCYALVERRAERKAAARAAREAIA; this is encoded by the coding sequence GTGACGGCGACCAGAACTGAACGGGCGGCCGTCGTGTCGTTGAGCGCTGCGGCCCTGCGCCGCCCAGTCTCCACCTTCTCGGCGATCCTCGCGCTTGTCCTCCTGGGCGCGGTCTCGCTGAAGCAGATGCCGGTGTCGCTGCTCCCGGATGTGACCTTGCCGGTCCTCACGGTGCGCACGGCGTTCCCAGGCGCGGCCGCCGAGGAAGTCTCGCGCTTCGTGGCCGAGAAGATCGAGGAAGGAGTCGGCAATACCCCCGGCCTCGTCGACATGCGGTCGGTCAGCCGCAACGGTGAGGGAAGCACCACGCTGCGATTCGCGTGGGGCACCGACATGCAGAAGACGGTGCTGGCGGTGCGCGAGAAGCTCGACAACATGCGAGGCGCGCTACCGAGCACGGCGGCGCGCCCCACCCTGCTGACCTCGGACCCGGGCGAACGGCCGATCGCCATCCTCGGCCTGACCGGTCCGGGCGACCTGCGCGCGATTGCGCGGACCGCCAACGACGTGCACTCGCGGCAGCTCGAGCAGATTGCCGGCGTGGCCTCCGTGGCCGTCGTTGGCGACCCCGACGACGAGATCCGCGTCGATATCGACCCCGAGCGCGTCCGCGCCCTCGGCATCACGCCGGATGACGTTGCCTCCGCCATCAAGACGGCCAACCCGGCCGCGACCGGTGGCACCATCAAGCGCGGTCAGTTCCGCTTCTCGGTCCGCACACTGACGGAGCTCAAGGACCCCGACCAGATCCGCTCCATCCCGGTCGGCCCGGCCGGCGCCGGCATCACCCTCGGCCAGATCGCGACCGTCACCCCGGCCTCGGCCGATCCGCGCACGCTGGTGCGGCTCGATGGTGGCGCGGCCGTTGGCCTGGTGGTTTACAAGGACGGCGGATCGAACACCGTCTCGGTGACTCGCGAGCTCATGAAGACGCTCGACCGGTTGCGCGCCGACTTCCCGACGGTGCGGATTCACCTCGTGGCGGCGCAGGCCCAGTTCGTCGAGGACGCGCTCTCGAACCTCACGCAGGAGATCATTGCCGGTGGCCTCCTCTCGATCCTGCTGATCCTGGTCTTCCTCCGCGACTGGCGGATGTCGGTGGCGATCGGCGTGATGGTGCCGCTCTCGGTGCTGGTCTCGCTGACGCTGCTGCAGTTGCTCGACGTCACCATCAACATCCTCTCGCTCGGCGGCCTGGCGCTGGCGGTCGGCCTTCTCGTCGACAACGCGATCGTCGTTGCCGAGGCGACGGGACGACTCCGCGAAGAAGGGCTCGACGGCTGGGACTCGGCGAAGCAGGCGGCCGAGGAAGTCTCGGCGCCGCTGGTGGCCGGGACGCTCACGACGGTGCTGGTCTTCGGGCCGATTGTCTTCGTGCAGGGCCTCTCGGCGGCCCTCTTCCGTGACCTCTCCCTCTCGGTCGTGACCTCGCTGCTCGCCTCGCTGGTGATGGCGCTCACGCTGATGCCGGTGATGCTCACCTGGGGGAAGAAGAAGGGCGTCGTCGCCGTGGTGCCGCGCGCGGCGAATGACCGGCTCGCCCAGTGGGGCGGGAAGTTCACCGCCTGGTACGAGCACGGGATGCTCTGGTCGCTCGCGAACTCCGGCAAGGTCATCGGCATCGCGGCGGTGATCACCGTCTTCACCATCTGGCTGGCCTCGACGCTTCCGCGAGAAGTCCTGCCGCAGGTCGACGAAGGGACCGCGGTCGCCGAGCTTCGGCTCCCGCCGGGGACCGCGATCGAGGAGACGGTCCGTCAGGCGGCACGCATCGAGGACGCTGCCAAGCGCCTCGGCAGCGTCGGCGTCTATGAACGGATCGGCGTGGCGACCGACGAGGAGATCCTCTCGGGCTCGGAGCCGGGCACACCCGGCACGGCCGTCTTCGTGATTCCGGTGCCGCCGAAGATGGCTGCCGCCGTCTTTGCCGACTCACTGCGCAAGGCCGTGCCGGACCTCGCGGCGGGCTCGCTGGCGATCGACCTCGCCGGGCAATCGGAGTTCGGCTCGCTGATCGGCCGCGAGGGCCGGACCGTGCGGGTCGAGGTCTCGGCACCACGTCCGAGTGATGCGGCGCGTTCGGCGGATCAGGTGCGCGCGGCGCTTACCGGCCTGACCACACTCGCCGACGTGCGCGATGGCTTCTCCGGGACGCAGCCGGTGGTCGAGATCACGCTGCGGCGCGACCAGATCGCGCAGCGCGGCCTGCAGATCCAGCCGGTGATCAACGCTCTCCGCGGCGCGCTCGGCGGCGTCGAGGCCAGCGACCTGCGGGAGACGGACCGCCGCACCCCGATTCAGGTCCGTTACGCCGGAATCGCCAACGAGAACCTCGAGACGGCACTCGCCTCGACGATCGGCGGCTACCCGGTCTCGCAATTCGTCACCGTCAACGAGGTGCGCGCGCCGGTCGAGGTGGTGCGCGCCAACCAGCGTCCGGTCTCGGTGGTCGAGGCGGTCGTGGAGAAGGGCGGCACCGCCCGGGCAACGGAAGACGTTCGCGAAGCGGTCTCTGCGCTGACGCTCACGCCGGGGGCCAGCTGGCAGATCACCGGCGCGGACGAGGAGCAGCAGCGGACCTCGCGCGAGCTCGGACTGGTCGCCGTGCTCGCCGTGGCGCTGATGTTCCTGGTACTGGCCGGTGAGTTCGCCTCCTTCACGACGCCGCTGCTGGTGCTCACCACGGTGCCGCTCGCCGGCGCCGGCGGCATCATCGCGCTCTGGATCATGGGGCAGTCGATCAACGCGGTGTCGCTGATCGGCATCGTGGTGATGATCGGCATGGCCGACAACGAAGCGGTGGTCAAGCTCGATGCCATTCGCCGCTTCCGCGAGCAGGGGTATTCGATCAACGACGCGGTGATCAAGGGTGGTCTGCAGCGGCTCCGCGCCATCGCGATGACGCTGCTCACCACGATCACCGGCGTCCTGCCGCTGGTCTTCAACTGGGGCAGCGGCGGCGCGCTGTATCAGCCGCTCGCCTCCGGCATCATCGGCGGCTCGGTGTCGGCGCTGCTGGTGACCTTCTTCCTGTTGCCCTCCTGCTACGCGCTCGTGGAACGGCGCGCCGAGCGGAAGGCGGCGGCGCGGGCCGCGCGCGAGGCGATCGCATGA